In one window of Buchnera aphidicola (Cavariella theobaldi) DNA:
- the carA gene encoding glutamine-hydrolyzing carbamoyl-phosphate synthase small subunit has protein sequence MGDLLEKSAVLVLEDGTRFHGKSIGAPGTTIGEIVFNTSITGYQEIITDPSYSHQIVTLTHPHIGNIGTNSYDEESSKIYIKGLIIRDMSPIPSNFRNQKSFSDYLKENNIVAISDIDTRKLTRILRTNGSQNGCIIEDKKENYIIAQTHAKNFLNLQGLDLAKEVTTKNIYNWNQGTFNFNNANIPIRTKKNFLFHVVVYDFGVKRNILRMLVDRGCYLTVVPAKTNPQKILKLSPHGIFLSNGPGDPRPCQYAIEAIQYFLKINLPIFGICLGHQLLALASGAKIKKMKFGHHGGNHPVKNIKTNRVIITSQNHSFTVDTKNMPDNIDITHRSLFDGTLQGLALKNKNAFSFQGHPEASPGPHDASSLFDYFIKLMINQHNHTKV, from the coding sequence ATGGGGGATCTTTTGGAGAAATCAGCAGTACTTGTTTTAGAGGATGGAACTAGATTTCATGGAAAATCTATTGGAGCACCAGGGACTACAATAGGTGAAATTGTTTTTAATACATCAATAACTGGATACCAAGAAATCATTACTGACCCTTCTTATTCACATCAAATAGTCACATTAACTCATCCTCATATCGGTAATATCGGTACAAATTCATATGATGAAGAATCTTCTAAAATATATATAAAAGGGCTTATTATTCGTGATATGTCACCTATACCAAGCAATTTTCGTAATCAAAAAAGCTTTTCAGATTACTTAAAAGAAAATAATATTGTTGCTATATCAGACATTGATACAAGAAAACTTACACGTATTTTAAGAACTAACGGTTCTCAAAATGGATGTATTATAGAAGATAAAAAAGAAAATTATATTATAGCACAAACACACGCAAAAAATTTTTTAAATTTACAAGGATTAGATTTAGCTAAGGAAGTAACTACTAAAAATATTTATAATTGGAATCAAGGTACATTTAATTTTAATAATGCTAATATACCTATAAGAACAAAAAAAAATTTTTTATTTCATGTTGTAGTATACGATTTTGGCGTCAAAAGAAATATATTACGCATGCTAGTGGATAGAGGCTGTTATTTGACTGTAGTACCGGCTAAAACCAATCCTCAAAAAATATTAAAATTATCACCACATGGAATTTTTCTATCGAACGGACCTGGTGATCCCAGACCTTGCCAGTACGCTATCGAAGCAATTCAATATTTTTTAAAAATTAATTTGCCTATTTTTGGTATTTGTTTAGGGCATCAACTTCTTGCATTAGCCAGTGGTGCAAAAATAAAAAAAATGAAATTTGGACATCATGGCGGAAACCATCCAGTGAAAAACATTAAAACAAACCGTGTTATTATTACATCTCAAAATCATAGTTTTACAGTTGATACAAAGAATATGCCAGATAATATTGATATTACACACCGATCTCTTTTTGATGGAACATTACAAGGACTTGCCTTAAAAAACAAAAATGCATTTAGTTTTCAAGGACACCCAGAAGCAAGTCCTGGACCACATGATGCATCATCTTTATTTGATTATTTTATTAAATTAATGATTAATCAACACAATCATACTAAAGTATGA
- the dapB gene encoding 4-hydroxy-tetrahydrodipicolinate reductase — MNKTKQKKTRIAIAGAMGRMGITLIKEIQKNKNTILSAALVLKNNPFITKDIGEIIGIGRVGVLISDTLDEKQHDFDVLIDFTKSSSTLKYLKQCSMLKKNIVIGTTGFSQEEKSIIQSYSKKIAIVMSSNFSIGINLLLQLVQKTTETIGDKSDIEIIEYHHRNKLDAPSGTALSIGEAIAKVMNWDLKKQSIYSREKNKKIREQNKIGFSTIRAGDIIGKHTVMYASDGEQINITHIASNRHAFSKGAIQAAIWLHQKKIGLFNMEHVLSF, encoded by the coding sequence ATGAATAAAACAAAACAAAAAAAAACTCGTATCGCCATTGCTGGAGCCATGGGTCGAATGGGAATCACATTAATTAAAGAGATACAAAAAAATAAAAATACAATATTAAGCGCAGCACTAGTACTAAAAAATAATCCATTTATTACAAAAGATATAGGCGAGATAATTGGTATAGGAAGAGTAGGAGTGTTAATAAGTGATACATTAGATGAAAAACAACATGACTTTGATGTATTAATCGACTTCACAAAATCTAGTAGTACATTAAAATATTTAAAACAGTGTAGTATGTTAAAAAAAAATATTGTTATTGGTACTACTGGTTTCTCTCAAGAAGAAAAAAGCATAATTCAATCATATTCAAAAAAAATAGCTATTGTTATGTCGTCTAATTTTAGTATAGGTATTAATTTACTATTACAGTTAGTTCAAAAAACTACTGAAACTATAGGAGATAAATCTGATATTGAAATTATTGAATATCATCATCGTAATAAATTAGATGCACCTTCAGGAACTGCATTATCTATAGGAGAAGCAATTGCGAAAGTCATGAATTGGGACTTAAAAAAACAATCTATTTACTCACGAGAAAAAAATAAAAAAATAAGAGAACAAAATAAAATTGGATTTTCTACTATACGTGCAGGCGATATTATTGGTAAACATACTGTTATGTATGCTAGTGATGGAGAACAAATTAATATCACACACATTGCTTCTAATAGACATGCCTTTTCTAAAGGCGCTATTCAAGCAGCAATATGGCTACATCAAAAAAAAATAGGATTGTTTAATATGGAACATGTATTATCTTTCTAA
- the folA gene encoding type 3 dihydrofolate reductase: MNISLIAAITNNRVIGNKNIIPWHIPTDLQWFKRHTIYKSIIMGHNTWKSIGKPLLMRKNIVLSHQKIQHKGIIWANSISNAILSAELNKEIMVIGGQQIFQQMLFYANKLYLTHIDIDIIGDTYFPQYKLCSYWKILFQQHFSKNKKNPYNYYFEILSR, translated from the coding sequence ATGAACATTAGCTTGATTGCGGCTATTACTAATAATCGTGTAATAGGAAATAAAAATATAATTCCTTGGCATATCCCAACAGATTTACAATGGTTTAAACGACATACAATATATAAAAGCATTATTATGGGTCATAATACCTGGAAATCCATTGGAAAACCACTTTTAATGCGAAAGAACATAGTTCTTAGTCATCAAAAAATTCAACACAAAGGAATAATATGGGCAAATTCTATATCTAATGCTATTCTGTCTGCAGAATTAAATAAAGAGATAATGGTAATTGGTGGTCAACAAATATTTCAACAAATGTTATTTTATGCAAATAAATTATATTTAACTCATATAGATATAGATATTATTGGTGATACATATTTTCCTCAATATAAATTATGTTCATATTGGAAAATATTATTTCAACAACATTTTTCTAAAAATAAAAAAAATCCTTATAATTACTATTTTGAAATTTTATCAAGATAA
- a CDS encoding peptidylprolyl isomerase produces the protein MYKRRLIMKIWIFLILAIFLNIYSISVYAIVTDKIVAIVNNRIILNSDIKKFLFFLQQQKENSTDFFKENILREKVIRKLILENILLDKAEDLNITVTDAQVDQVIENIALQKKISLIELKNNILFTNKNSFFKYDDYRNNIKKALIIQILQENELYKNINITEKDINHFFSYFLEEQNKHKKINVSYIFIPFLDKNIKNNVYNTQFLSESIIKKINNGYRYEDLYRKCIKNNNFFLARNLSWISFFDLQKKFSNSLNIIKKGDILGPFLEKNGFYILKIHDIETPKKNIITECHLQQFFMPFSPIIKNEIIKKNIFHIYKKLKKGIYNFNYVVKNFSNHKNISNKKGDLGWILYDALDNNVKKIVIHLKNNKITSPIQSNIGWHIFKKLNERKVNTCYLIEKNKAYNILLKYKITTAREQWIKELVRLSYVSIIQ, from the coding sequence ATGTACAAAAGAAGATTGATAATGAAAATATGGATTTTTTTAATACTTGCTATTTTTTTAAATATTTATTCTATTTCTGTATATGCTATAGTTACAGATAAGATTGTTGCTATTGTTAATAATAGAATTATATTGAACAGCGACATAAAAAAATTTCTTTTTTTTCTCCAACAACAAAAAGAAAATAGTACTGATTTTTTTAAAGAAAATATTTTAAGAGAAAAAGTGATCCGAAAATTAATTTTAGAAAATATTTTATTAGATAAAGCAGAGGATTTAAATATTACCGTTACTGATGCCCAAGTGGATCAAGTAATAGAAAATATTGCTTTGCAAAAGAAAATCAGTTTAATAGAATTAAAAAATAACATCTTATTTACTAATAAAAATAGTTTTTTTAAATATGACGATTATCGTAATAATATTAAAAAAGCATTAATCATTCAAATTCTTCAAGAAAATGAGTTATATAAAAATATTAATATTACAGAAAAAGACATAAATCATTTTTTTTCGTATTTTCTTGAGGAGCAAAATAAGCACAAAAAAATAAATGTAAGTTATATATTTATACCATTTTTGGATAAAAATATTAAAAATAATGTATATAATACTCAATTTTTATCTGAAAGTATAATAAAAAAAATTAATAATGGTTATAGATATGAAGATTTATATAGAAAATGTATAAAAAATAATAATTTTTTTTTAGCAAGAAATTTATCATGGATTAGTTTTTTTGATTTACAAAAAAAATTTTCAAATTCTTTAAATATAATAAAAAAAGGTGATATATTAGGTCCTTTTTTAGAAAAAAATGGATTTTATATATTAAAAATTCATGATATTGAAACTCCCAAAAAAAATATTATAACAGAATGTCATTTACAACAATTTTTTATGCCATTTTCACCTATTATAAAAAATGAAATTATTAAAAAAAATATTTTTCATATATATAAAAAATTAAAAAAAGGAATATATAACTTTAATTATGTTGTAAAAAATTTTTCTAATCATAAAAATATATCTAATAAAAAAGGTGATCTCGGTTGGATATTATATGATGCACTCGATAACAATGTTAAGAAAATTGTAATTCATTTAAAAAACAATAAAATTACCTCACCTATTCAATCTAATATCGGTTGGCATATTTTTAAAAAATTAAATGAACGCAAAGTCAATACATGCTATTTAATAGAAAAAAATAAAGCTTATAATATCTTATTGAAATATAAAATTACTACCGCAAGAGAACAATGGATTAAGGAACTGGTGCGATTATCATATGTATCGATAATACAATAA
- the lspA gene encoding signal peptidase II: MKKENFYNKKRYSWIYIVIIIFFADIFSKYWIFKHFSLYQIKKIFFICNIFYVHNYGAAFSLLSNQNGWQKWLFSLISIITILNMIYVNITEQKKNDIISYSFIIGGAIGNLFDRVFYGCVIDFIDLHIDGYHFATFNIADLSIFIGVTIIIMKKYVNNKK; encoded by the coding sequence GTGAAAAAAGAAAATTTTTATAATAAAAAAAGATATAGTTGGATATATATAGTTATTATTATATTTTTTGCTGATATTTTTAGTAAATATTGGATATTCAAGCATTTTTCTTTGTATCAAATCAAAAAAATATTTTTTATATGTAATATTTTTTATGTGCATAACTATGGTGCTGCATTTAGCCTATTATCAAACCAAAATGGATGGCAAAAATGGTTATTCTCTTTAATTAGTATCATTACGATATTAAATATGATATATGTCAATATTACAGAGCAAAAAAAAAACGATATTATATCATATTCCTTTATTATCGGTGGTGCCATTGGAAATTTATTTGATCGTGTATTTTATGGATGTGTTATAGATTTTATTGATTTACACATTGATGGTTATCACTTTGCAACATTTAATATAGCAGATTTAAGTATTTTTATAGGCGTTACTATAATCATAATGAAAAAATATGTTAATAATAAAAAATGA
- the apaH gene encoding bis(5'-nucleosyl)-tetraphosphatase (symmetrical) ApaH, which translates to MSTYFIGDIHGCYTQLMLLLKKANFNAKKDYLWIAGDLVARGPDSIKVLRYLYSLQDHAKIVLGNHDLNLISVFFGKRQNKKENAFNDFFFSKDSEMLMHWLRHQPLLQIDEDRKIIMSHAGISPYWDVSTAKSCAKGIEECLSSQDYIVFLESMYNNNVMHWQLNLTPLEKLQYSINVLTRMRYCYPNGQLDLTCKEIPCFAKKPLQPWFLMKKKISKEYSIFFGHWSSLKNTRVLHPFYPLDYGCCWGGELAMIRWEDKKYFFQSNKK; encoded by the coding sequence ATGAGCACGTATTTTATTGGTGATATTCATGGTTGTTATACACAACTTATGCTTCTTTTAAAGAAAGCGAATTTTAATGCAAAAAAAGATTATTTATGGATTGCTGGAGATTTAGTTGCTAGAGGTCCGGATTCTATCAAAGTATTACGTTATTTATATTCATTGCAAGATCATGCTAAAATAGTATTGGGTAATCATGATTTAAATTTAATTTCAGTATTTTTTGGTAAAAGACAAAATAAAAAGGAAAATGCATTTAATGATTTTTTTTTCTCAAAGGATAGCGAGATGTTAATGCATTGGTTACGTCATCAACCACTTTTACAAATTGATGAAGATCGAAAAATTATTATGTCACATGCCGGCATTAGTCCGTATTGGGATGTAAGTACAGCGAAATCTTGTGCTAAAGGTATTGAAGAGTGTTTATCTAGTCAAGATTATATAGTTTTTTTAGAATCCATGTATAATAACAATGTCATGCATTGGCAATTAAACTTAACACCATTAGAAAAATTGCAATATAGTATTAATGTTTTGACACGGATGAGGTATTGTTATCCCAACGGACAGCTAGATCTTACTTGCAAAGAGATTCCATGTTTTGCAAAAAAACCTTTACAACCATGGTTTTTAATGAAAAAAAAAATATCTAAAGAATATTCTATATTCTTTGGGCATTGGTCTTCATTAAAGAATACTCGTGTTTTGCATCCTTTTTATCCTTTAGATTATGGTTGTTGTTGGGGTGGGGAATTGGCTATGATAAGATGGGAAGATAAAAAATATTTTTTTCAATCTAATAAAAAATAA
- the carB gene encoding carbamoyl-phosphate synthase large subunit — MPKSTDIKSILILGAGPIVIGQACEFDYSGAQACKALKEEGYKIILVNSNPATIMTDPDMADITYIEPIHWKIVEKIIQKEKPDALLPTMGGQTALNCVLELDLKGVLNKFNVKIIGATINAIQKAENRKLFEHAMNKLKLNTAKCGIANNIKEAFSVLQDVGLPCIIRPSFTMGGHGGGIAYNNEEFSDICERGLKLSPNKELLIDESLIGWKEYEMEVVRDKNDNCIIVCSIENLDPMGIHTGDSITVAPAQTLSDKEYQIMRNASMSILREIGVETGGSNVQFAINPKNGRMIVIEMNPRVSRSSALASKATGFPIAKIAAKLAVGYTLDELANDITGNNTTASFEPSIDYIVTKIPRFNFEKFPGCNDRLTTQMKSVGEVMAIGRTFQESIQKAIRGLEVGYTGFESLISFNDSNDFLKKIKYELKNAGAERLWYIGDAFRTGMSINDVFELTAIDPWFLTQIKEIIDLEKKIINNKFIGLTTNFLYFIKRKGFSDLRIAKLTHKTEKEIRQLRYKFKLHPVYKRIDTCSAEFSTETAYMYSTWEDECESNPHVNTKKIIILGGGPNRIGQGIEFDYCCVHAAQALRKDGFEAIMINCNPETVSTDYDISDRLYFEPITLENVLEIVRIEKPIGIIIQYGGQTPLKLAQSFKEEGIPIIGTKPDAIDQAENRDRFQKIVTQLNLKQPFNATALTLEEAHKKANKIGYPIMIRPSYVLGGRAMAIIYEPYNLDNYFKNVLQKNNKIPVLLDQYLDYAKEVDVDAICDGDNVLIGGIMEHIEQAGIHSGDSACSLPAYTLNKEIQNEIREQVKKLAFALSVKGLMNVQFAIKNNKIYIIEVNPRAARTVPFVSKATGLALAKIAVRVMCGKTLLEQGFIEEIIPPYFSVKEAVLPFDKFQGVNPILGPEMRSTGEVMGIGKNFSEAFSKSMLGAHTNIKKYGRVLLSVRDNDKDRIIHLAIQLKKIGFKIDATKGTSIALKKSGIKSRLVNKVHEGRPHIEDRVKNGEYTYIVNTTSCDQGIKDSQLICRSALQYKVHYDTTINGAFATVMALNEDPIKNIRSLQEIHKKINVIYKKI, encoded by the coding sequence ATGCCCAAATCTACTGATATAAAATCTATTTTAATTCTTGGAGCTGGACCAATTGTCATTGGTCAAGCATGCGAATTTGATTATTCTGGCGCGCAAGCATGTAAAGCGTTAAAAGAAGAAGGTTACAAAATAATCTTGGTGAATTCCAATCCCGCTACAATCATGACAGATCCTGATATGGCTGATATCACATATATTGAGCCTATTCATTGGAAAATAGTTGAAAAAATTATCCAAAAAGAAAAACCAGATGCATTGCTACCTACTATGGGTGGTCAAACAGCTTTAAATTGTGTATTGGAATTAGATTTAAAAGGAGTGCTAAATAAATTTAATGTTAAAATAATAGGTGCTACTATTAATGCAATTCAAAAAGCTGAAAATAGAAAATTATTTGAACATGCAATGAATAAACTGAAGTTAAATACAGCAAAATGTGGTATTGCAAATAACATAAAAGAAGCATTTTCTGTATTACAGGATGTAGGATTGCCATGCATTATACGACCTTCATTCACTATGGGAGGGCATGGAGGTGGTATTGCATACAATAATGAAGAATTTTCAGATATTTGTGAAAGAGGATTAAAATTATCGCCTAATAAAGAACTTTTAATTGATGAATCCCTTATTGGTTGGAAAGAATATGAAATGGAGGTTGTACGAGATAAGAATGACAATTGTATAATCGTATGCTCCATTGAAAATTTAGATCCAATGGGAATTCATACTGGCGATTCTATTACAGTAGCTCCTGCACAAACTTTAAGTGATAAAGAATATCAAATTATGCGAAATGCTTCTATGTCTATTTTAAGAGAAATAGGTGTAGAAACTGGAGGATCTAATGTACAATTTGCAATTAACCCTAAAAATGGACGTATGATTGTAATTGAAATGAATCCTAGAGTATCTCGTTCTTCTGCATTAGCTTCTAAAGCTACAGGATTTCCAATCGCTAAAATAGCAGCAAAACTAGCAGTAGGATACACGTTAGATGAACTTGCTAATGATATTACCGGTAATAATACTACGGCATCATTTGAACCATCTATAGATTATATAGTCACTAAAATTCCTAGATTTAATTTTGAAAAATTTCCTGGTTGCAACGATCGATTAACAACACAAATGAAATCTGTTGGTGAAGTCATGGCTATAGGACGCACCTTTCAAGAATCTATACAAAAAGCAATACGTGGTTTAGAAGTCGGTTACACAGGTTTCGAATCACTAATATCTTTTAATGATTCAAACGATTTTCTAAAGAAAATAAAATATGAACTGAAAAATGCTGGAGCTGAAAGACTTTGGTATATTGGAGATGCTTTTCGTACTGGAATGTCTATCAATGATGTATTTGAATTAACTGCTATTGATCCTTGGTTTTTAACGCAAATTAAAGAAATAATTGATTTAGAAAAAAAAATTATAAACAATAAATTTATAGGACTTACTACTAATTTTCTTTATTTTATTAAAAGAAAAGGCTTTTCTGATCTTCGTATAGCTAAATTAACACATAAAACAGAAAAAGAAATCCGACAACTACGATATAAGTTTAAATTGCACCCAGTATATAAAAGAATTGATACTTGTTCAGCTGAATTTTCTACCGAAACAGCATACATGTATTCTACATGGGAAGACGAATGTGAATCCAATCCTCATGTGAATACAAAAAAAATTATTATATTAGGCGGTGGACCTAATAGAATAGGTCAAGGAATAGAATTTGATTACTGCTGTGTTCACGCGGCACAGGCATTAAGAAAGGATGGATTTGAAGCTATTATGATCAATTGTAATCCAGAAACGGTATCTACAGATTATGATATTTCAGATCGATTATATTTTGAACCAATTACATTAGAAAATGTATTAGAAATTGTACGTATTGAAAAACCTATTGGAATTATTATTCAGTATGGTGGGCAAACGCCTTTAAAACTAGCGCAATCTTTTAAGGAAGAAGGAATTCCTATTATTGGAACAAAACCAGATGCAATTGATCAAGCAGAAAATCGTGATCGTTTTCAAAAAATTGTTACTCAATTAAATTTAAAACAACCTTTCAACGCAACCGCGCTTACATTAGAAGAAGCGCATAAAAAAGCTAATAAGATAGGTTATCCTATCATGATTAGACCATCTTATGTATTAGGTGGAAGAGCGATGGCAATTATTTATGAACCATATAATCTTGATAATTATTTTAAAAATGTTTTACAAAAAAATAATAAAATACCTGTCTTGTTAGATCAATATTTAGACTATGCTAAAGAAGTAGATGTAGATGCTATTTGTGATGGTGATAACGTTTTAATTGGGGGTATTATGGAGCATATTGAACAAGCCGGAATTCATTCCGGAGATTCCGCATGCTCTTTACCAGCTTACACATTAAATAAAGAAATACAAAATGAAATTAGAGAACAAGTAAAAAAATTAGCATTTGCATTATCTGTAAAGGGATTAATGAATGTACAATTTGCTATTAAAAATAACAAGATATATATCATTGAGGTTAATCCTAGGGCGGCACGTACAGTTCCATTTGTATCAAAAGCTACTGGATTAGCTCTTGCAAAAATAGCCGTACGTGTAATGTGTGGAAAAACATTATTAGAACAAGGTTTTATTGAAGAGATTATTCCACCATATTTTTCTGTAAAAGAAGCTGTTCTACCTTTTGATAAGTTTCAAGGTGTTAATCCCATATTAGGACCTGAAATGCGTTCTACAGGTGAAGTCATGGGAATTGGAAAAAATTTTTCTGAAGCATTTTCAAAATCTATGTTAGGTGCACATACAAATATAAAAAAATATGGACGTGTTCTTCTTTCTGTAAGGGATAATGATAAAGATAGAATAATACATTTAGCAATACAACTTAAAAAAATAGGATTTAAAATAGATGCCACTAAAGGTACATCTATAGCATTAAAAAAATCTGGAATAAAATCTAGATTAGTAAATAAAGTACATGAAGGTCGACCACATATTGAAGATCGAGTAAAAAATGGAGAGTATACGTATATAGTAAATACTACATCTTGTGATCAAGGCATAAAAGATTCTCAATTAATTTGTCGTAGTGCTCTACAATATAAAGTTCATTATGATACTACCATCAATGGTGCTTTTGCAACAGTGATGGCTTTAAACGAAGATCCAATCAAAAATATAAGATCACTACAAGAAATACATAAAAAAATAAATGTGATATATAAAAAAATATAA
- the rsmA gene encoding 16S rRNA (adenine(1518)-N(6)/adenine(1519)-N(6))-dimethyltransferase RsmA: MSKNRYKNCLPLKKFGQNFLIDKTIINKIIKFLDPQKNELLVEIGPGLAALTKPICQIVDSLIVIEIDAHLLKLLNGSEFLKKLIIFNQDALNFNYFKLFNKEKRLMRIFGNLPYNISISLIINLFNYINNIKDMNFMIQKEVAQRLIAIPGSKKYGRLSILAQYYCNIEMIFQVLPKSFFPIPKVHSVFINLMPRKNYTIYVQDINMLSNLTRIAFQKRRKMLRHSLKSVFSLKRLIKLGIDPTSRAENISVVQYCQMANYLSSKKS; the protein is encoded by the coding sequence ATGAGTAAAAACAGATATAAGAATTGTTTACCTTTAAAAAAATTTGGTCAAAATTTTCTTATTGATAAAACTATCATAAATAAGATTATAAAATTTCTTGATCCCCAAAAAAATGAATTGCTAGTAGAAATTGGGCCTGGATTAGCCGCATTGACAAAGCCTATATGTCAAATAGTAGATTCTTTAATTGTTATTGAAATAGATGCGCATTTATTAAAATTATTAAATGGTTCTGAATTTTTAAAAAAATTAATTATCTTTAATCAGGATGCATTAAATTTTAATTATTTTAAGTTATTTAATAAAGAAAAAAGATTAATGCGAATTTTTGGCAATTTGCCTTATAATATTTCTATATCTTTAATTATTAATTTATTTAATTATATAAATAATATTAAAGATATGAATTTTATGATTCAAAAAGAAGTAGCGCAGCGTTTGATAGCAATTCCAGGAAGTAAAAAATATGGTCGTTTGAGTATATTGGCACAGTATTATTGTAATATAGAAATGATTTTTCAAGTTTTACCAAAATCATTTTTTCCTATTCCCAAAGTGCATTCCGTATTTATTAACTTGATGCCTCGTAAGAATTATACTATTTATGTACAGGACATAAATATGTTAAGTAATCTTACAAGAATAGCTTTTCAGAAAAGAAGAAAAATGTTGCGTCATAGTTTAAAAAGTGTATTTTCCTTAAAAAGATTGATAAAGTTAGGTATTGATCCAACATCAAGAGCGGAAAATATATCAGTAGTACAATATTGCCAAATGGCTAATTACTTGTCTAGTAAAAAATCTTAG